The proteins below come from a single Flavobacterium lindanitolerans genomic window:
- a CDS encoding NAD(P)H-binding protein, whose protein sequence is METKQILVLGANGKTGSRVVERLEKKNLPVRKGSRSMVPKFDWEHSENWKEVLKDISSIYITFQPDLAVEGSDDAIRLLSALAKEAGVEKLVLLSGRGEKEAEVCEKIIMESGLKWTIVRASWFNQNFSESFFLEPILQGYVSLPVGDVKEPFIDADDIADVVVASLTEESHDGKLYEVTGSRLLSFKEAIAEIAEAVGRPIVYEQPSTEEYVTQMTAYQIPKEYIDLSTYLFTEVLDGRNASTSHGVEEALGRKPKDFSEYVKEIAASGLWNPQD, encoded by the coding sequence ATGGAAACAAAACAGATTTTAGTATTGGGTGCTAACGGAAAAACAGGAAGCCGGGTAGTAGAGCGATTGGAAAAAAAGAACTTGCCTGTCAGGAAAGGTTCCCGTTCAATGGTTCCTAAATTTGATTGGGAGCATTCAGAAAATTGGAAAGAAGTATTGAAAGACATCAGCAGCATATATATTACTTTTCAGCCGGATTTGGCTGTTGAAGGTTCAGATGATGCGATACGGTTGCTTTCAGCACTGGCAAAAGAAGCGGGTGTTGAAAAGCTGGTACTTCTTTCTGGACGTGGTGAAAAAGAAGCCGAAGTATGCGAGAAAATCATCATGGAGAGCGGTTTAAAATGGACTATTGTAAGAGCAAGCTGGTTCAACCAGAATTTTAGCGAAAGCTTTTTTCTGGAACCTATTCTGCAAGGTTATGTTTCGTTGCCTGTTGGAGATGTCAAAGAACCATTTATTGATGCTGATGATATTGCTGATGTAGTTGTCGCTTCGCTTACGGAAGAAAGCCATGATGGAAAGCTTTATGAAGTCACAGGTTCCAGATTGCTGAGTTTTAAGGAAGCAATTGCTGAAATTGCTGAGGCTGTTGGTAGGCCAATTGTTTATGAACAGCCTTCAACGGAAGAATATGTAACACAGATGACAGCCTATCAAATTCCGAAAGAGTATATCGATTTGTCTACCTATCTTTTTACAGAAGTACTGGATGGCAGAAATGCTTCCACAAGCCATGGAGTAGAGGAAGCCTTAGGGCGAAAACCAAAAGATTTTTCAGAATATGTGAAAGAGATTGCGGCAAGTGGTTTATGGAATCCGCAAGATTGA